From a single Pseudalkalibacillus hwajinpoensis genomic region:
- a CDS encoding SDR family oxidoreductase, whose translation MDLNLKGKSVVVTAASKGLGKATARAFAEEGAHVILSSRNEDELQKACEEINEETGNDQVKWKICDVTKGEDINELMAYAVKTNGTVDVLINNAGGPPAGGFEKFSDKDWQNAFELNLLSFVRTSRAVIPYMKEQGSGRILNIASSSIKQSLDNLILSNTFRAGIVGFAKSLSQEYAEHNILVNTVGPGRIATDRVEQLDQIRADQLRMTVADLKGQVEKSIPIKRYGEPDEFAKMVVFLASGANTYVTGQSLVVDGGLVKAL comes from the coding sequence ATGGATCTCAACTTAAAAGGAAAATCAGTCGTCGTCACAGCGGCAAGCAAGGGACTTGGAAAAGCTACTGCAAGGGCATTTGCCGAAGAGGGAGCGCATGTTATCCTTTCTAGTCGAAATGAAGACGAGTTACAGAAGGCATGCGAAGAAATCAATGAAGAGACAGGAAATGATCAGGTCAAGTGGAAGATTTGCGATGTCACGAAGGGAGAAGATATAAACGAATTAATGGCATATGCAGTCAAAACGAACGGTACCGTGGATGTTTTGATCAACAATGCAGGGGGTCCTCCAGCAGGTGGTTTTGAGAAATTCAGTGATAAAGATTGGCAGAATGCCTTTGAATTAAATCTATTAAGCTTTGTTCGAACGTCCAGAGCGGTCATTCCTTACATGAAGGAACAGGGAAGCGGCCGCATTCTGAATATCGCATCTTCTTCTATTAAACAGTCACTGGATAACCTGATTCTATCGAATACATTTCGCGCAGGCATTGTTGGATTTGCGAAGAGTTTGTCTCAGGAATACGCAGAACATAATATTTTAGTAAATACGGTAGGTCCTGGACGTATTGCAACAGACCGGGTAGAGCAGCTCGATCAAATCAGGGCAGATCAGTTAAGGATGACTGTTGCCGATTTAAAAGGTCAGGTGGAGAAATCAATCCCGATTAAACGGTATGGTGAACCAGATGAATTTGCGAAGATGGTTGTTTTTCTCGCTTCGGGTGCTAATACTTATGTGACTGGGCAGTCGCTAGTTGTAGATGGCGGTCTCGTGAAGGCACTATAA